From a single Lolium rigidum isolate FL_2022 chromosome 7, APGP_CSIRO_Lrig_0.1, whole genome shotgun sequence genomic region:
- the LOC124671408 gene encoding probable WRKY transcription factor 14: protein MCDYFLQRMEGDQAGGGGDLTDIVRAGGAMPGNSDGDLPSTAAEWQLQPAGQPMLFPPPPSSTDGADVFGDPFAGLGDPFSSDYSSGAANFLDGIPDAMAKVGFDGGMSACGGGRGGEQMLDMGRKPLLPRGMQQMMPGGIGGGMGPRLMPSPLSPIAIRPYPAMTTGDMMKLGITAGQAAGCAIDAAVAGMQMSSPRNSGGIKRRKNQARKVVCIPAPTTAGSRPTGEVVPSDLWAWRKYGQKPIKGSPHPRGYYRCSSSKGCSARKQVERSRTDPNMLVITYTSEHNHPWPTQRNALAGSTRSHHGKNGSGGGGSGSGSKSSQNVKQPQPNNVKEERKDHQTATTTSTVTTTTSTSPMIVKEETMTLARSSDQSLVRDQRSVDTAAGVQQVDHSELMDHVFTESYRPMMAESGQHEDFFADFADLTELESDPMSLIFSKEYMEARPSGNGHHVQEKAAVAKELDPFDMLDWSTTSTAGSTSELGKRS, encoded by the exons ATGTGCGACTACTTCCTCCAGCGGATGGAGGGCGACCAGGCAGGCGGAGGTGGGGACCTCACTGACATCGTGCGGGCCGGCGGCGCGATGCCGGGCAACAGCGACGGCGACCTCCCTTCCACGGCCGCCGAGTGGCAGCTGCAGCCCGCCGGCCAGCCGATGCTGTTCCCGCCCCCGCCGTCGTCGACGGACGGCGCCGACGTCTTCGGTGACCCTTTCGCGGGGCTCGGTGACCCCTTCAGCAGCGACTACTCTTCCGGCGCCGCCAACTTCCTCGACGGCATACCGGATGCCATGGCCAAGGTCGGCTTCGACGGCGGCATGAGCGCctgcggaggaggccgaggcggcgaACAGATGTTGGACATGGGCAGGAAGCCGCTCTTGCCGAGGGGGATGCAGCAGATGATGCCGGGAGGTATCGGTGGCGGGATGGGGCCGAGGCTCATGCCGTCGCCGCTGTCGCCGATAGCGATACGCCCGTACCCGGCCATGACCACTGGCGACATGATGAAGCTCGGCATCACGGCTGGGCAGGCGGCCGGGTGCGCCatcgacgccgccgtcgccggcatgCAGATGTCGTCGCCGCGCAACAGCGGCGGGATCAAGCGCAG GAAAAACCAGGCGAGGAAGGTGGTCTGCATCCCGGCACCGACAACGGCGGGATCAAGACCAACTGGGGAGGTGGTTCCTTCTGATCTCTGGGCATGGAGAAAGTACGGCCAGAAGCCCATCAAGGGTTCTCCTCACCCAAG AGGGTACTACAGATGCAGCAGCTCGAAAGGGTGCTCGGCACGGAAGCAGGTCGAGCGCAGTCGGACTGACCCCAACATGCTCGTCATCACCTACACCTCCGAGCACAACCACCCATGGCCGACCCAGCGCAACGCGCTCGCCGGCTCAACCCGGTCTCATCACGGCAAGAACGGCAGTGGCGGCGGGGGCAGCGGCTCAGGTTCCAAGAGCTCGCAGAATGTTAAGCAACCACAGCCAAATAATGTCAAGGAAGAGAGAAAGGATCATCAAACAGCGACGACGACTAGCACAGTCACTACCACAACCAGTACATCTCCTATGATCGTGAAGGAGGAGACCATGACATTGGCCCGTTCATCGGATCAGTCGTTGGTGAGAGACCAGAGATCCGTGGACACGGCGGCCGGAGTACAGCAGGTAGACCACAGTGAGCTCATGGACCATGTGTTCACCGAGAGCTACAGGCCGATGATGGCGGAGTCCGGCCAACACGAGGACTTCTTCGCTGATTTTGCCGACCTCACCGAGCTGGAGTCGGATCCCATGAGCCTCATCTTCTCCAAGGAGTACATGGAGGCCAGGCCAAGCGGTAATGGCCATCATGTCCAGGAGAAGGCAGCTGTGGCCAAGGAGTTGGATCCGTTCGACATGCTAGATTGGTCCACTACTTCTACAGCAGGGAGCACGTCTGAGCTAGGGAAGAGAAGCTAA